One genomic segment of Clostridium saccharoperbutylacetonicum N1-4(HMT) includes these proteins:
- a CDS encoding ketopantoate reductase family protein produces the protein MKILIYGAGVVGSYAAHELKRVGHEVTILARGKRYEELKEKGLGIRHWLQRKTTVDKINIVKELLIDEQYDVTFVVMQNLQVKEVLPAISANVRCPLFVFVGNEDKAKEISEEIRKTSTSNPRILFGFFSIGGRREESKVISVHTKYPDFDIGDLDGKNDYRTIIEKIFMETRFKVHYHKNMDDFFKTHIALIMPLAYLAYMSNCDLKKIAWNKKALNTVIDAILEGCDVLVKLGYKIDPENTLKLLKNHRKIVYYGLKICALTPVGRLAISDHCKSAYYEMEYLDRALLGLIKKSNMSTPNISILREYLIRYEH, from the coding sequence ATGAAAATATTAATATATGGAGCAGGTGTCGTAGGGTCTTATGCGGCTCATGAATTAAAAAGGGTAGGTCATGAGGTTACAATTCTTGCAAGAGGCAAAAGATATGAAGAACTAAAAGAAAAAGGCTTAGGAATTAGGCATTGGCTACAAAGAAAAACAACAGTAGATAAAATTAATATAGTAAAAGAGTTACTGATAGATGAGCAATATGATGTGACTTTTGTAGTCATGCAGAACTTGCAAGTAAAAGAGGTATTGCCAGCAATCAGCGCCAATGTTAGATGTCCTTTATTTGTGTTTGTTGGCAATGAAGATAAAGCAAAAGAAATAAGTGAGGAAATTAGAAAAACATCGACAAGTAATCCTAGGATACTTTTTGGTTTTTTTAGTATCGGTGGAAGACGTGAAGAGAGTAAAGTGATTAGTGTACATACAAAATATCCGGATTTTGATATTGGGGATTTAGATGGGAAGAATGATTATAGAACTATTATAGAAAAAATATTTATGGAAACAAGGTTTAAAGTGCATTATCACAAAAATATGGATGATTTTTTTAAGACACATATAGCATTGATTATGCCGCTTGCATATTTAGCATATATGTCAAATTGTGATTTGAAAAAAATAGCATGGAATAAAAAGGCTTTAAATACTGTTATTGATGCAATATTAGAAGGCTGTGATGTATTAGTTAAGTTAGGATATAAAATTGATCCTGAAAATACTTTGAAACTGCTAAAAAATCACAGAAAAATAGTTTATTATGGATTAAAGATATGTGCACTAACACCTGTTGGCAGGCTTGCAATAAGTGATCATTGTAAATCAGCATATTATGAAATGGAATATTTAGATAGAGCACTTTTAGGATTGATTAAAAAATCAAATATGTCAACACCAAATATAAGTATCCTCAGAGAATATCTTATTAGATATGAACATTAA
- a CDS encoding alpha/beta fold hydrolase — protein sequence MILLKVYEFGNDENLAIMLLPGTCCHWKNNFSRVIDLLAEDFFVVCVSYDGFDETEKTEFRDMLTEVAKIEDYIKQRFNGKIHAVYGCSLGGSFVGLMVQRKKIHMEHGILGSSDLDQATRLIAVVQTNLIVLLFYGILHCGRIPRFLRKYMLKKCGEEYTKNVLYMMGLGGVDMSFVTKKSMKNQFYTDLITKLEDNIEVPNTTIHCLYAAKMGEQYKNRYEQHFIRPHIIQHGLLHEELLLCEPNKWIEIVKHCIL from the coding sequence GTGATACTTTTGAAAGTATATGAATTTGGAAATGATGAAAACTTGGCTATTATGTTATTGCCTGGAACCTGCTGTCATTGGAAAAATAATTTTTCTCGGGTAATAGATTTGTTAGCAGAAGATTTTTTTGTTGTATGTGTATCCTATGATGGTTTTGACGAAACAGAAAAAACAGAGTTTCGTGATATGCTCACTGAAGTAGCAAAAATTGAAGATTATATTAAGCAAAGATTTAATGGGAAAATACATGCTGTATATGGGTGCTCTTTAGGAGGTTCTTTCGTAGGTTTGATGGTGCAACGAAAAAAAATTCATATGGAACATGGAATTTTAGGCAGCTCAGATTTGGATCAAGCTACAAGACTAATTGCTGTAGTTCAAACAAATCTTATTGTTTTATTATTTTATGGGATATTGCATTGTGGAAGAATTCCTAGATTCCTTAGAAAATATATGCTAAAAAAGTGTGGAGAAGAGTATACAAAAAATGTACTTTATATGATGGGTTTAGGTGGTGTTGATATGTCCTTTGTTACTAAAAAGAGTATGAAAAATCAATTTTATACTGATCTTATAACAAAACTAGAGGACAATATTGAAGTACCAAATACAACAATTCATTGCTTGTATGCTGCTAAAATGGGAGAACAATATAAAAATAGATATGAGCAGCATTTTATTAGACCTCATATTATCCAACATGGTTTATTACATGAAGAACTTCTTTTATGTGAGCCAAATAAATGGATTGAGATTGTTAAACATTGCATATTATAA
- a CDS encoding metal-dependent transcriptional regulator, with protein MNVNESAENYLETILILSKNLPAVRSVDVANELNFKKSSVSVAMKNLREKEYIIITDEGHISLTKEGKKIASMVYERHTLLSSLLESLGVNAQIATEDACRIEHVISAESFEAIKKYVEKNIFKN; from the coding sequence ATGAATGTAAATGAATCAGCCGAAAATTATTTAGAAACTATTTTAATATTAAGCAAAAACTTGCCTGCTGTTCGTTCTGTTGATGTTGCTAATGAACTCAATTTTAAGAAATCTAGTGTGAGTGTTGCTATGAAGAATCTCCGCGAAAAGGAATACATAATTATAACAGATGAAGGTCACATTTCTCTAACTAAAGAGGGGAAAAAAATAGCAAGTATGGTCTATGAAAGACACACTTTACTATCTAGTTTGTTAGAATCTCTTGGAGTAAATGCCCAGATTGCTACTGAAGATGCCTGTAGAATTGAACATGTTATAAGTGCCGAAAGTTTTGAAGCAATAAAAAAGTATGTAGAAAAAAATATATTCAAAAATTAA
- a CDS encoding DUF2325 domain-containing protein, protein MSIVIIGGHDRMVCEYKRICKNYNCKAKIFTQMPNNLGKQIGKPDLLVLFTNTVSHKMIQCALANLDSNKAELIRCHQSSGTALKKILDCKFSNSK, encoded by the coding sequence ATGAGTATTGTTATAATTGGTGGACATGATCGAATGGTATGTGAGTACAAAAGAATATGTAAAAATTATAATTGTAAAGCAAAAATATTTACGCAAATGCCTAACAATTTAGGTAAACAAATAGGAAAACCCGATTTACTAGTCCTGTTTACAAATACTGTATCTCATAAAATGATACAATGTGCTTTAGCTAATTTAGATTCAAATAAAGCAGAACTTATTCGATGTCATCAGAGTAGTGGTACTGCATTGAAAAAAATATTAGATTGTAAATTTAGTAATAGTAAATAG
- the rpsD gene encoding 30S ribosomal protein S4, translating into MAKMRTPRFKLCRRLGLNVIGHPNAMKRSNNGSARNAKKLSSYGIQLLEKQRLRAYYGVMERQFSTYVKKSLKDKEQTGYSLIKRLECRLDNIVYRLGFANSLAGARQMVVHGHFLVNDSKVNIPSFNVSIGDVITLREKSQKNELFKNNFLSNYLNKYPYLDKSENDFSGTLLRYPLRNEVPIEINDSLVVEYYSRLS; encoded by the coding sequence ATGGCAAAAATGAGAACACCGAGATTTAAATTATGTAGAAGATTAGGATTAAACGTTATAGGACATCCTAATGCAATGAAGAGATCAAACAATGGCAGTGCAAGAAATGCTAAAAAACTTTCTTCTTACGGTATACAATTATTAGAAAAACAACGTTTAAGAGCATATTACGGAGTAATGGAAAGACAATTCTCAACTTATGTGAAAAAATCTCTTAAAGATAAGGAGCAAACTGGCTATTCTCTAATTAAAAGATTAGAATGTAGACTTGATAATATAGTGTACAGACTTGGATTTGCCAATTCATTAGCTGGAGCACGCCAAATGGTTGTGCATGGACATTTTTTAGTAAATGACAGCAAAGTAAATATACCTTCCTTTAATGTAAGTATTGGAGATGTAATTACTTTAAGAGAAAAATCACAAAAAAATGAATTATTTAAAAATAATTTTTTATCTAATTACTTAAATAAATATCCATATTTAGACAAAAGTGAAAATGATTTTTCAGGCACTCTTCTAAGATATCCTCTTAGAAATGAAGTACCTATTGAAATAAATGATTCCTTGGTTGTAGAATACTATTCAAGATTAAGTTAA
- a CDS encoding flavodoxin — translation MKIIYWSGTGNTEKMAELIKNGIVEAGKNAEVTSVSDVNVDELLKDEILVLGCSAMGDEVLEESEFDPFIDEISSKVSGKKVALFGSYGWGDGQWMRDFEERMIGYGCSIIDTPLIIQNEPDGNEQECLDFGKKIALA, via the coding sequence ATGAAAATAATATATTGGTCAGGAACAGGTAATACTGAAAAAATGGCTGAACTAATAAAAAACGGAATTGTAGAAGCTGGCAAAAACGCTGAAGTCACATCTGTTTCAGATGTAAATGTTGATGAACTTTTAAAAGATGAAATACTTGTTTTAGGTTGTTCAGCTATGGGTGATGAGGTACTTGAGGAATCTGAATTTGATCCTTTTATAGATGAAATTTCATCTAAAGTGTCAGGTAAAAAAGTTGCACTTTTTGGTTCTTATGGCTGGGGTGATGGTCAATGGATGAGAGATTTTGAAGAAAGAATGATTGGATATGGTTGTTCTATAATAGATACCCCATTAATAATTCAAAATGAGCCTGATGGCAATGAACAAGAGTGTTTAGATTTTGGAAAAAAAATAGCACTTGCATAA
- a CDS encoding DMT family transporter, which yields MNFSKLDNKTKGIIFIILSAFGFAMMSAFIKLSGDLPSFQKTFFRNAVSLIVAFGLILKNSTSFFGKKENQKLLIIRSTLGTVGIIFNFYSIDRLVLSDANMLNKLSPFFVIIFSWLFLNEKINSKQIISIIIAFIGALFIIKPAFNLEIIPSLIGALGGIAAAGAYTCVRALSGKEAPNTIVFYFSFFSSIITFPLMLLSYEPMTLLQFFFLIGAGISASLGQFGITFAYKYAPAREISIFDYTNIIFSALISLCLFGILPDILSFIGYIVIFFASLYMFIFNKK from the coding sequence ATGAATTTTAGTAAATTAGACAATAAAACAAAAGGAATAATTTTTATAATATTATCCGCATTTGGCTTTGCTATGATGTCAGCATTTATTAAGCTATCTGGGGACCTTCCTTCTTTTCAAAAAACCTTTTTTAGGAATGCTGTTTCATTAATCGTTGCTTTTGGACTTATATTAAAAAATTCAACTAGCTTTTTTGGCAAAAAAGAAAATCAAAAACTTTTAATTATCAGATCCACTTTAGGAACCGTTGGAATTATTTTCAATTTTTATTCAATTGATAGGTTAGTTTTATCTGATGCAAATATGTTAAATAAGCTTAGTCCTTTCTTTGTTATAATATTTTCATGGTTATTTCTAAATGAAAAAATTAATTCAAAACAAATTATATCAATAATAATTGCCTTCATAGGAGCACTATTTATAATTAAACCTGCTTTTAATTTAGAGATAATACCTTCTCTAATCGGCGCATTAGGAGGTATAGCAGCTGCTGGTGCCTATACTTGTGTGAGAGCATTAAGTGGTAAAGAAGCCCCTAATACCATAGTGTTCTATTTTTCATTTTTTTCAAGCATAATAACATTCCCTTTAATGCTGTTATCATACGAACCAATGACCTTACTTCAATTTTTCTTCCTTATTGGTGCTGGCATCTCTGCCAGTCTTGGTCAATTTGGTATAACTTTTGCCTATAAATACGCTCCAGCCAGAGAAATTTCTATTTTTGATTATACAAATATAATTTTTTCGGCCTTAATTAGCTTATGCTTATTTGGAATCCTTCCAGACATTCTAAGCTTCATTGGATATATTGTGATATTTTTTGCTTCTTTATATATGTTTATATTCAACAAAAAATAA
- a CDS encoding metallophosphoesterase family protein, with amino-acid sequence MRFLVLNDSKGKDNGINRKVLSKLLIESCKLIPNVDYIILGGDNIAGSKKEKEVTNQLQNLRSLIEKYYPRTPLIPVLGNHEVNNEPEDDSFEKIFSIFYKDMLPDSELRDYNKTVYHVDFEDTRLIILNSFHFNEIHKISKKQLLWFREAASADIKNKIVFVHSPAFPTGAHYGNCLDSFPEHRDAFWKLVNDNNIDIVFSGHEHNYSRREINYGKSIYQVITGGCGEKLKDKFKDKNGIVIAPIAKFHFVVIDITIRGIEVYAISSKGELIDKFKVDK; translated from the coding sequence ATGAGATTTTTAGTTTTAAATGATTCAAAAGGTAAAGACAATGGTATTAATAGAAAAGTATTATCAAAACTTCTAATTGAATCTTGTAAATTAATTCCTAATGTTGATTATATTATATTAGGTGGCGATAACATTGCTGGCAGCAAAAAAGAAAAGGAAGTAACTAACCAACTTCAAAACTTAAGAAGTTTAATAGAAAAATATTATCCAAGAACTCCTTTAATACCGGTGCTTGGAAATCATGAGGTCAATAATGAACCTGAAGACGATAGCTTCGAAAAAATTTTCAGCATATTTTACAAGGATATGTTGCCTGATTCTGAACTTAGAGATTATAACAAGACAGTATACCATGTTGATTTTGAGGACACCAGACTTATAATATTAAACTCTTTTCACTTTAATGAGATACACAAAATTTCAAAGAAACAACTTTTATGGTTTAGAGAAGCTGCTTCAGCGGATATAAAAAATAAGATTGTATTTGTTCATTCTCCTGCTTTTCCTACCGGTGCACATTATGGCAATTGTCTCGACAGTTTTCCAGAACATAGAGATGCTTTTTGGAAGTTAGTTAATGACAATAATATAGATATTGTATTTTCAGGCCATGAACATAATTATTCGAGGCGTGAAATAAACTATGGGAAGAGCATTTATCAAGTTATAACAGGTGGCTGTGGAGAAAAACTTAAAGATAAGTTTAAAGATAAAAATGGAATTGTAATAGCCCCTATTGCCAAATTCCATTTTGTTGTCATTGATATTACTATTAGAGGTATTGAAGTATATGCAATAAGTTCAAAAGGAGAACTTATTGATAAATTTAAAGTGGATAAATAA
- a CDS encoding FeoB-associated Cys-rich membrane protein, with translation MTTYIILALIGAYVGYVLYKKYKDIKKGKFCNCGCDSCDSKKKCHK, from the coding sequence ATGACAACTTACATAATTTTGGCACTTATAGGTGCATATGTTGGATATGTTTTATATAAAAAATACAAAGATATAAAAAAAGGAAAGTTTTGTAATTGTGGCTGTGATAGCTGTGATTCTAAGAAGAAATGTCATAAATAA
- the feoB gene encoding ferrous iron transport protein B encodes MEKSLNVAFVGNPNCGKTTLFNAYTGAKLKVANWPGVSVEKKEGSYKYQGNDFKLVDLPGIYSLTSYSMEEKVSRQYILDDEVDVVVDIADASSLERNLYLTLQLIELGKPVVLALNMMDIVEQRGMEIDLHRLPEMLGIPVVPVSARKKKGLDILMHAVVHHKDKKLDNLEHEHKNNKMSKHKHDHHQECVVVYSDEIEEKIDLVSERLENTYGVINNVRWHAIKLLEMDIEIQEKYPVDLSDIIDRNYEADITNQKYDFIEEIIEEVLVNKDEKAEATDKIDSVLTNRYFGIPVFLIIMALVFFFTFTIGDFLKGGFEVGLDAFSETTKTLLESLNVGATLTSLIVDGIIAGVGGILTFLPNIFILFLALGFLEDSGYMARVAYVMDGLMGKMGLSGRAFIPMILGYGCTVPAVMAARTLEDEKDRLKTILITPFMSCSARLPIYVLFSEVFFPNYAMAVAFSMYVIGLVVAILVAIIAGKIGYKKEVNTLLIELPEYKAPNARTIAIYVWEKVKDYLSKAGTTIFVASIFMWFILNFNFTGMVEDISQSFGASIGRGLVPVLKPAGLGMWQIVVALISGIAAKEVVVSSFTVLFSVSNITSVAGMAAMAGSLGEYGFGPLNAYSLMIFCLLYTPCMATIATVKKETNSWKFTIFMILFQLAVAWGMSTLVFQIGSLF; translated from the coding sequence GTGGAGAAATCATTAAATGTTGCCTTTGTGGGAAATCCCAATTGTGGAAAAACAACTTTGTTTAATGCTTATACAGGAGCAAAGCTTAAAGTCGCAAACTGGCCAGGTGTTAGTGTTGAAAAAAAAGAAGGCAGTTATAAATATCAGGGGAATGATTTTAAATTAGTAGATTTGCCTGGAATATATAGTTTGACCTCTTATTCAATGGAAGAAAAGGTATCTAGACAATATATCTTAGATGATGAAGTAGATGTTGTTGTTGACATAGCAGATGCATCAAGTTTAGAACGTAATTTATATTTAACACTTCAATTAATAGAACTTGGAAAGCCTGTCGTGCTAGCTTTAAATATGATGGACATAGTAGAGCAAAGAGGCATGGAGATTGACCTTCACAGACTTCCAGAAATGCTAGGAATTCCTGTGGTGCCTGTATCTGCAAGGAAGAAAAAAGGACTAGACATATTAATGCATGCAGTAGTTCATCATAAAGATAAAAAGCTGGACAATCTAGAGCATGAGCATAAAAATAATAAGATGAGTAAACATAAACATGATCATCATCAAGAATGTGTAGTTGTTTATAGTGATGAAATTGAAGAAAAAATTGATCTTGTATCTGAACGATTAGAAAACACATATGGAGTAATAAATAATGTTAGATGGCATGCAATTAAATTATTAGAAATGGATATTGAAATACAAGAAAAATATCCAGTTGATTTATCAGATATTATTGATAGAAATTATGAAGCAGACATTACTAATCAAAAATATGATTTTATTGAAGAAATTATTGAAGAAGTTTTAGTTAATAAAGATGAAAAAGCTGAAGCAACTGATAAGATTGATAGTGTATTAACTAACAGATATTTCGGCATACCTGTATTTTTAATTATAATGGCCTTAGTATTTTTCTTCACTTTTACTATAGGTGACTTCTTAAAAGGTGGTTTTGAAGTAGGATTAGATGCGTTTTCAGAAACAACAAAAACTTTACTGGAAAGTTTAAATGTTGGTGCTACTTTAACATCATTAATAGTAGATGGTATTATTGCTGGAGTTGGAGGAATATTAACTTTTTTACCTAATATTTTTATTCTTTTCTTAGCTTTAGGGTTTTTAGAGGACAGTGGATATATGGCAAGAGTTGCTTATGTTATGGATGGACTTATGGGTAAGATGGGGTTATCAGGAAGGGCATTTATACCGATGATATTAGGATATGGATGTACAGTTCCAGCAGTGATGGCAGCACGTACCCTTGAAGATGAAAAAGATAGATTAAAGACTATTCTTATAACACCATTTATGTCGTGTAGTGCTAGGTTACCTATATACGTTTTATTTTCAGAAGTGTTCTTTCCAAATTATGCAATGGCAGTTGCTTTTTCAATGTATGTAATTGGACTAGTTGTTGCAATTTTAGTGGCTATTATTGCAGGGAAAATAGGATATAAGAAAGAAGTTAATACCTTGTTAATAGAACTTCCAGAATATAAAGCTCCTAATGCAAGAACAATAGCAATATATGTTTGGGAAAAGGTTAAAGATTATTTATCAAAAGCAGGAACAACAATTTTTGTAGCTTCAATTTTTATGTGGTTTATTTTAAATTTCAATTTTACTGGAATGGTAGAAGATATCTCTCAAAGTTTTGGTGCAAGCATAGGAAGAGGATTGGTGCCGGTATTAAAGCCAGCAGGTCTTGGAATGTGGCAAATAGTTGTAGCACTTATATCTGGAATAGCTGCTAAAGAAGTTGTTGTATCAAGCTTTACAGTATTATTCAGTGTTTCTAATATAACATCAGTAGCTGGAATGGCAGCTATGGCTGGAAGTCTTGGAGAATATGGATTTGGACCACTTAATGCATACTCACTTATGATATTTTGTCTACTATATACGCCTTGTATGGCCACAATTGCAACGGTTAAGAAAGAAACAAATTCATGGAAATTTACAATATTTATGATCTTATTCCAATTGGCTGTAGCATGGGGAATGTCAACACTAGTATTCCAAATTGGATCTTTATTTTAG
- a CDS encoding FeoA family protein, with protein MNLLNGVIGNEYIVLNINVDENIGRRLQALGLTNGTRVKILNNKKSGSIIFKVRGTRLAIGKKIAEGILVSEEE; from the coding sequence ATGAATTTACTTAATGGAGTTATAGGAAATGAATATATAGTTTTAAATATAAATGTTGATGAAAATATAGGCAGGAGGCTTCAAGCTCTTGGATTAACAAATGGAACAAGAGTAAAAATACTAAATAATAAGAAAAGTGGTTCAATTATATTTAAAGTTAGAGGAACAAGATTAGCTATAGGAAAGAAAATAGCAGAAGGCATTTTAGTCAGCGAGGAGGAATAG
- a CDS encoding histidine kinase N-terminal 7TM domain-containing protein produces the protein MLLISACVLIYIGNYAWKRDKRYVTLSLVPIIIYSFGYGIEILCTSLEWVMFFVKIEYLGIAFLPAVWLLFVLQFLGYKDKINKYILRLLYVIPIIILIMVYTNDFHHLFYKEVYMNNDGLFPIVELVKGPWYWVNIVYTYMSMSIGLVIFIVTYFKVVSIIRKQILFLILAWIIPWISDIFYLLHLLQFNIDLCPLAFSVSGMISSFAIFKFKLLKLTPIALEKVFYNMSDGVIILDYEDNIINFNNSSKEIILELMDIEPGDKKVYEILMNYREILNALNNGSSEDCLVRIENDEDLKYYKLNINNIYGNANEIIGRILILNDVTEIELQRKELSDNLDLINKLSKLKETMLNIGYSINETSNINDLLQLILNGVINCIDEKSCGSILLLDENNNLRIAVSKGYNLEEAEGFSVKLEDHFGHFSGGEDIDKTVIINDIHKIEGREILDTEDGAMIKSAISAPIIIEGELYGFLNIDSICRNFFKETELELMEYMRAQVSIAIAKHKLYEQTIYLSRYDKLTNVYNRSYFDQLIRNFIESEENKECVLVVFDLNELKFTNDNYGHHVGDELIRTFSRELIKLLGDFDILGRFGGDEFVGVFTNETIQTLTEKLEWLCKEFRNTPIIYEDNKIVCSYSYGMVNFPQQGKGFKELLKIADKKMYEYKRKIKKFNHIKLN, from the coding sequence TTGTTATTAATATCGGCATGTGTGCTGATTTATATAGGAAACTATGCATGGAAGAGAGATAAAAGATATGTAACTTTATCTTTGGTACCTATCATTATATATTCATTTGGATATGGAATTGAAATCCTTTGTACAAGCTTAGAATGGGTAATGTTTTTTGTTAAAATTGAATATCTTGGTATAGCGTTTTTGCCTGCAGTTTGGTTATTGTTTGTGCTTCAATTTCTAGGATATAAGGATAAAATTAATAAATATATTTTAAGATTATTATATGTTATACCAATTATAATATTAATAATGGTTTATACAAATGATTTTCATCATCTATTTTACAAAGAAGTATATATGAATAATGATGGCCTTTTTCCTATTGTGGAGCTGGTAAAAGGGCCTTGGTATTGGGTGAATATTGTTTATACATATATGTCAATGTCAATTGGTTTGGTAATTTTTATAGTAACTTATTTTAAAGTTGTTTCAATTATAAGAAAGCAGATACTTTTTTTAATATTAGCTTGGATAATCCCTTGGATTTCTGATATCTTTTATTTATTACATCTGTTGCAATTTAATATAGATTTATGTCCACTTGCATTTTCAGTTTCAGGTATGATTTCAAGTTTTGCTATATTCAAATTTAAATTATTAAAGTTAACACCAATAGCGTTAGAGAAAGTATTTTATAATATGTCAGATGGAGTTATAATATTAGATTATGAAGATAACATAATTAATTTCAATAATTCATCCAAAGAAATTATTTTAGAATTAATGGATATAGAACCTGGAGATAAAAAGGTTTATGAAATATTAATGAATTATAGAGAAATATTGAATGCATTAAATAATGGATCTAGCGAAGATTGTTTAGTACGTATAGAAAATGATGAAGACTTAAAGTATTATAAGCTTAACATTAATAATATATATGGAAATGCTAATGAAATAATTGGACGAATTTTAATTTTAAATGATGTTACTGAAATTGAACTTCAAAGAAAAGAATTATCTGATAATCTCGATTTAATAAATAAATTATCAAAGTTAAAGGAAACTATGTTGAACATAGGATATTCAATTAATGAAACTTCTAATATTAATGATTTACTTCAATTAATCTTAAATGGAGTTATAAATTGTATTGATGAAAAAAGTTGTGGATCTATTTTACTTTTAGATGAAAATAATAACTTAAGAATAGCTGTTTCAAAAGGGTATAATTTAGAAGAAGCTGAAGGATTTTCAGTTAAGCTTGAAGATCATTTCGGTCATTTTAGTGGAGGAGAGGATATAGACAAAACAGTTATTATTAATGATATACACAAAATAGAAGGTAGGGAGATACTGGATACTGAGGATGGAGCAATGATAAAATCTGCTATAAGTGCTCCAATCATCATAGAGGGTGAACTTTATGGTTTTTTAAATATAGATAGCATATGTAGAAACTTCTTTAAGGAAACAGAATTAGAATTAATGGAATATATGCGAGCTCAGGTATCTATAGCAATAGCTAAGCATAAACTTTACGAACAGACTATATATTTATCTAGATATGATAAGTTAACTAATGTATATAATAGAAGTTATTTTGACCAATTAATTCGCAATTTCATTGAGAGTGAAGAAAACAAAGAATGTGTGCTAGTGGTATTTGATTTAAATGAATTAAAATTTACAAATGATAATTATGGACATCATGTTGGTGATGAATTAATCAGAACTTTTTCAAGGGAATTAATAAAATTACTTGGAGATTTTGATATATTAGGGAGATTTGGTGGAGATGAATTTGTAGGAGTATTTACTAATGAAACAATTCAAACATTAACTGAAAAATTAGAGTGGTTATGTAAAGAATTCAGAAATACTCCAATAATATATGAAGATAATAAAATTGTTTGTAGTTATAGCTATGGTATGGTTAATTTCCCACAGCAAGGAAAGGGATTTAAAGAATTGTTAAAAATTGCTGATAAGAAAATGTATGAATATAAAAGAAAAATTAAAAAATTTAATCATATAAAATTAAATTAA